From Spea bombifrons isolate aSpeBom1 chromosome 6, aSpeBom1.2.pri, whole genome shotgun sequence, a single genomic window includes:
- the LOC128499825 gene encoding uncharacterized protein LOC128499825 isoform X2, translating into MNTIRKCEEFIYSNFTIMQKLLLITLLFLLESFLDTIFDCPGNYDVGRVYSHVFIILPIVIFTLLSLTFRKRSISKRRLFFNHYMLATLECGEVILLWIFVLLIDGQYFDCYVRMTFSGPTLYYFRSYSQVAGLFGFTLYFLVIYFMTQHSCKSSFLSFWYRKRHEEHLLMDIEQILHNKLVEKRKNLVEELVSKDFDKVNPKEGGSLEKLAEMIRSYKDDVEKLLTEASDEKDIELVVQDS; encoded by the exons atgaacacaatcCGAAAATGCGAAGAATTTATCTATTCTAATTTCACTATTATGCAAAAATTACTTCTGATTACATTGCTTTTCTTGCTAGAATCATTTCTGGACACCATATTTGATTGCCCTGGCAATTATGATGTGGGGAGGGTTTACAGTCATGTTTTTATAATTCTCCCAATCGTGATATTTACCCTTCTGAGTCTGACCTTCAGGAAAAGGTCGATAAGTAAACGACGCCTCTTCTTTAATCACTATATGCTAGCGACGCTGGAATGCGGCGAAGTAATTCTGCTTTGGATTTTTGTCTTACTAATTGATGGGCAGTATTTTGACTGCTATGTGAGAATGACGTTCAGTGGACCTACCCTTTACTATTTCAGAAGCTATAGTCAG GTTGCAGGGCTTTTTGGCTTTACTCTATACTTCCTTGTCATTTATTTCATGACACAACACAGTTGCAAGAGTTCATTTTTATCGTTTTGGTATCGCAAGAGACACGAGGAGCACCTGCTAATGGATATCGAGCAAATCCTTCACAACAAGTTAGTGGAAAAAAGGAAGAACTTAGTTGAAGAATTGGTGAGCAAAGATTTTGATAAAGTAAACCCTAAAGAAGGAGGCTCGCTGGAAAAACTGGCAGAGATGATAAGGAGCTACAAAGATGATGTTGAGAAACTGCTTACAGAGGCATCTGATGAGAAGGACATTGAGTTAGTTGTACAGGATTCATGA
- the LOC128499825 gene encoding calcium homeostasis modulator protein 6-like isoform X1, which translates to MSPSMKWEDFFSSNFDIIGNLILVLLLIALDAFFHMIYQCPRYYKEGVVYSSMFLILPVVVLFILSLMFKRRCSRRTTRSSKYFCFEVLEAGKAPLLWILILIIDGKPFTCLMQAAFPDAYYYGTLENFKPYSQVAGLFGFTLYFLVIYFMTQHSCKSSFLSFWYRKRHEEHLLMDIEQILHNKLVEKRKNLVEELVSKDFDKVNPKEGGSLEKLAEMIRSYKDDVEKLLTEASDEKDIELVVQDS; encoded by the exons ATGAGTCCATCTATGAAATGGGAAGACTTTTTTTCGTCTAATTTTGATATTATTGGAAACCTTATCCTGGTTTTACTACTCATTGCTTTAGATGCCTTCTTTCATATGATATATCAGTGCCCCAGATATTATAAAGAGGGAGTGGTATACAGCAGTATGTTTTTAATTCTGCCAGTTGTGGTGCTTTTCATCCTGAGCTTAATGTTCAAAAGAAGATGTTCACGTCGTACCACCAGGTCCTCTAAATATTTTTGCTTCGAAGTTTTAGAAGCTGGAAAAGCCCCTCTACTCTGGATCTTAATACTAATAATTGACGGAAAGCCTTTCACCTGCCTCATGCAAGCAGCATTCCCGGATGCTTATTATTATGGTACATTGGAGAACTTCAAACCGTACAGTCAG GTTGCAGGGCTTTTTGGCTTTACTCTATACTTCCTTGTCATTTATTTCATGACACAACACAGTTGCAAGAGTTCATTTTTATCGTTTTGGTATCGCAAGAGACACGAGGAGCACCTGCTAATGGATATCGAGCAAATCCTTCACAACAAGTTAGTGGAAAAAAGGAAGAACTTAGTTGAAGAATTGGTGAGCAAAGATTTTGATAAAGTAAACCCTAAAGAAGGAGGCTCGCTGGAAAAACTGGCAGAGATGATAAGGAGCTACAAAGATGATGTTGAGAAACTGCTTACAGAGGCATCTGATGAGAAGGACATTGAGTTAGTTGTACAGGATTCATGA
- the LOC128500504 gene encoding olfactory receptor 5V1-like, whose amino-acid sequence MLVYRRNCTEQKEFHLLVFSESDKVQFVLFTGILLMFLLAVFGNLLIMILICLVPQLHTAMYFFLCNLSIQDIIYVSAILPKFLVVTMTGDTAISFPGCMTQMFLFTFCVGTEFFLLTSMAYDRYVAICVPLRYSIIMNNNVCILLAIVSWMMSIFNSLTYCLLISKLKFCSRGVNHFYCDLKTILKLSTSDTMNIHIAVLVVCVVLGFFPFMMIIMSYICIISTILNIQTSAGRTKAFSSCSSHLTVVFLFYGTSLTFYLKPQSVHAQEQDKLLSLLYTAVVPMLNPLVYSLRNKEVLRALRILTEKYSTGKIQDEFM is encoded by the coding sequence ATGCTTGTATATAGAAGGAATTGCACAGAACAGAAGGAATTCCACCTCCTGGTCTTTTCCGAGTCAGATAAAGTGCAATTTGTGCTCTTCACTGGGATTTTGTTGATGTTCCTCTTGGCTGTGTTTGGGAACTTACTTATTATGATCCTCATATGTCTTGTCCCTCAGCTTCACACTGCCATGTACTTTTTCCTATGTAACCTCTCTATTCAGGATATCATCTATGTGTCTGCCATACTTCCAAAATTCTTGGTCGTAACCATGACAGGAGATACAGCTATTTCCTTCCCAGGTTGTATGACTCAGATGTTCTTGTTTACATTCTGTGTCGGAACAGAATTTTTTCTATTGACCTCGATGGCCTATGACCGCTATGTGGCCATATGTGTTCCTCTGCGCTACTCCATCATTATGAACAACAATGTTTGCATATTATTGGCCATTGTATCATGGATGATGagtatttttaattctttaacaTACTGTTTATTGATTTCAAAACTAAAATTTTGTTCTCGTGGCGTGAATCATTTCTACTGTGACCTAAAGACTATCTTGAAACTTTCTACCAGTGACACCATGAACATTCACATTGCTGTGCTGGTAGTTTGTGTAGTTTTAGGGTTCTTTCCATTTATGATGATAATAATGTCCTATATTTGCATTATATCTACCATCTTAAACATCCAGACTTCAGCAGGACGAACCAAGGCCTTCTCCAGCTGCTCCTCACATCTGACTGTTGTGTTTCTCTTTTATGGAACATCTCTTACTTTCTATTTGAAACCACAGTCGGTACATGCTCAAGAGCAAGATAAACTACTTTCCCTGTTATACACCGCTGTGGTTCCAATGTTAAACCCTTTAGTTTATAGTCTAAGAAACAAAGAGGTTTTGAGAGCTCTGAGGATCTTAACCGAAAAATACTCAACAGGTAAGATACAGGATGAGTTTATGTAA
- the LOC128500503 gene encoding olfactory receptor 1G1-like — protein MEEPLKNCTTHSFHLMAFSQYVKLKMVFFLGILLLYLLAVLGNVIIALLICLVPQLHTPMYAFLCNLSVQDTIYVSATLPKFLSIAITGDNSISFQGCITQMFLFTFCVGTDFFLLTSMAYDRYVAICSPLHYSLIINKSVCVTMIAASWIIGILNSLTHSLLISNLSFCVSQDMDHFYCDLKMMIKLSSSNTTKIKMLLSVECIFLGFLPFMLTLTSYVYIISTILKIRTSKGRMKAFSSCSSHLTVVFLFYGTSLSFYVKPESEDSQEEDTLLSLLYTAVVPMLNPLVYSLRNQDVWKAIKNTAGKCLKPMKPTTNSLPERY, from the coding sequence ATGGAAGAACCTTTGAAGAACTGCACAACGCACAGCTTCCACCTGATGGCATTTTCCCAATATGTAAAACTgaaaatggtgttttttttaggaattttgTTGTTGTACCTGTTGGCTGTTCTCGGAAATGTCATTATTGCTCTACTAATATGCCTGGTGCCCCAGCTTCACACTCCAATGTATGCCTTCCTATGTAATCTGTCTGTTCAGGATACAATTTATGTCTCTGCAACTCTTCCAAAGTTTTTGTCTATCGCAATAACAGGAGACAACAGCATTTCTTTCCAGGGTTGTATCACTCAGATGTTTCTGTTCACATTTTGTGTTggaacagatttttttctgctgaCGTCTATGGCCTATGACCGCTACGTGGCCATCTGCTCACCTCTTCACTATTcacttattattaataaaagtgtgtgtgttactatgaTCGCTGCTTCCTGGATTATAGGCATTTTGAATTCCTTGACCCACTCTTTGCTGATATCCAATTTATCCTTCTGTGTTTCCCAAGACATGGATCATTTCTACTGTGATTTAAAAATGATGATTAAGCTCTCTAGCAGCAACActacaaaaattaaaatgttgctTTCTGTAGAATGCATATTTTTAGGGTTTCTTCCTTTTATGCTGACATTGACTTCTTATGTGTATATCATATCTACTATATTAAAGATTCGTACTTCAAAGGGACGGATGAAGGCCTTCTCCAGCTGTTCTTCCCACCTCACTGTTGTGTTTCTCTTCTATGGAACATCTCTTAGTTTTTATGTGAAACCAGAATCTGAGGACTCTCAAGAAGAAGACACACTGCTCTCCTTGTTATACACCGCTGTGGTTCCAATGCTAAATCCTCTAGTTTATAGTCTGAGAAACCAAGATGTTTGGAAAGCTATAAAGAACACAGCAGGAAAATGTTTGAAGCCCATGAAACCAACAACAAACAGTTTGCCTGAAAGGTATTAA
- the LOC128500502 gene encoding olfactory receptor 8H1-like, whose product MENQSATKDFHIVAFSSNEDIQLFLFVVFLSIYLIGLLGNLIIITVTCKDTQLHTPMYFFLCNLSFIDICYTTVTIPKLMDILLTGNNLISFVQCFTQMFFFIFVGSIEVVLLSSMAYDRYVAICNPLQYYLIMNQKKCALILIGIWIPGCFNSCIVTFFASKLSLCHSNKIQHFFCNVKALAQIACANVGFDVMIYVEILILGLFPLLISFASYTKIIKIILSIKTTNGRRKAFSTCTSHLMVLIIFYGTILFMYMRPTSQDSDELDQVFSVLYAAVAPMLNPLIYSLRNKEVKHALMRIVGMKSK is encoded by the coding sequence ATGGAAAACCAAAGCGCCACAAAGGACTTCCACATAGTAGCCTTTTCCAGTAACGAAGATATTCAGCTGTTTCTCTTTGTGGTCTTTTTATCGATATACTTAATCGGCCTTCTAGGGAACTTAATTATAATCACAGTGACATGTAAGGATActcagctacatacccccatgTACTTCTTCCTTTGCAATCTGTCGTTCATAGACATATGTTACACCACAGTGACTATTCCTAAACTCATGGACATTTTATTAACAGGAAATAATCTCATATCTTTTGTCCAATGTTTTACACAGATGTTCTTCTTCATTTTTGTAGGTAGCATTGAAGTCGTTCTGTTGTCATCCATGGCGTATGATCGTTACGTTGCGATCTGTAACCCCTTACAATATTACCTTATtatgaaccaaaaaaaatgtgcGCTCATTTTGATTGGTATCTGGATACCAGGATGTTTTAATTCTTGCATCGTCACGTTCTTTGCTTCAAAATTATCTTTGTGTCATTCCAATAAAATTCAGCACTTCTTTTGTAATGTTAAAGCACTGGCACAAATAGCTTGTGCCAACGTAGGATTTGATGTGATGATCTACGTAGAAATATTGATACTTGGGCTTTTTCCACTATTGATCAGCTTCGCCtcctatacaaaaataattaaaattatccTATCTATTAAGACTACCAATGGAAGAAGAAAAGCCTTCTCAACCTGCACGTCTCACCTCATGGTTCTTATCATTTTCTATGGAACCATTTTGTTCATGTACATGAGACCGACTTCACAGGACTCTGACGAACTGGACCAGGTGTTCTCAGTGCTGTACGCTGCTGTGGCACCCATGTTAAACCCCCTTATATATAGTCTAAGGAATAAAGAGGTAAAACATGCTTTGATGAGGATAgtgggaatgaaaagcaaatAG